Proteins from one Bradyrhizobium roseum genomic window:
- the trbK-alt gene encoding putative entry exclusion protein TrbK-alt, with product MSGRDGLKRVMLVTTAAAVPILVAACAIQLRDDSDGPPAASWASRATSPLGSELERCRKVTSEQVAELQACRLIWAENRRRFLGSKKTPGATSADAQPGSPTPMLAQPKHPDRLPQGWPPAATPERE from the coding sequence ATGAGCGGACGTGATGGACTTAAGCGGGTGATGCTTGTGACGACAGCGGCTGCCGTCCCCATCCTCGTCGCAGCCTGCGCAATCCAGCTTCGCGACGACAGTGACGGTCCACCAGCGGCATCCTGGGCATCCCGGGCAACCAGTCCGCTTGGCAGCGAACTCGAACGCTGCCGGAAGGTCACCTCCGAGCAGGTGGCAGAACTGCAGGCGTGCCGTCTGATCTGGGCGGAGAACCGCCGTCGCTTCCTCGGATCAAAGAAAACACCGGGCGCTACTTCCGCCGATGCTCAACCAGGCAGCCCGACACCGATGTTGGCGCAGCCCAAGCATCCTGATCGTCTCCCCCAGGGCTGGCCGCCCGCTGCAACACCCGAACGCGAGTGA
- the trbJ gene encoding P-type conjugative transfer protein TrbJ → MKRRRHLSAVGALAIAAACAVSSTSAQLIVFDPNNYAQSVLTAARELQQINNQITSLHNQAQMLINQARNLASLPYSSLQQLDQSIQRTQALLGQAQRIAYDIKQVDRAFSTTYAPASTNESDLALIANAQTRWQNSVAGLQDALRVQATVVGNLDTHRKEMSALISSSQSATGALQASQAGNQLLGLQAQQLADLTAAVVAQGRAQSLETAQRTVAQDQGREQLRRFLAPGRGYQPSSVRMFHQ, encoded by the coding sequence ATGAAGCGTCGCCGTCACCTCTCAGCGGTGGGTGCGCTCGCCATTGCCGCCGCATGCGCAGTTTCGTCCACCTCGGCGCAACTGATCGTATTTGATCCCAACAACTATGCGCAGAGCGTGCTCACGGCCGCGCGGGAGCTGCAGCAGATCAACAACCAGATCACCTCGCTGCACAACCAGGCGCAGATGCTGATCAACCAGGCCAGAAATCTCGCCAGCCTGCCGTATTCCTCGCTGCAGCAGCTCGATCAGTCGATCCAGCGAACCCAAGCGCTGCTCGGTCAGGCCCAGCGCATTGCCTACGATATCAAGCAGGTCGATCGAGCGTTCTCGACGACCTATGCGCCGGCCTCGACGAACGAGTCAGATCTAGCGTTGATCGCGAATGCGCAGACGCGCTGGCAGAATTCTGTGGCCGGCCTGCAGGATGCGTTGCGCGTTCAGGCGACCGTGGTCGGGAATCTGGACACTCACCGCAAAGAGATGTCGGCTCTCATCAGCTCAAGCCAAAGCGCTACCGGCGCGCTGCAGGCCAGTCAGGCCGGCAATCAGCTCCTTGGTCTGCAGGCGCAGCAGCTCGCCGACCTTACGGCAGCAGTTGTCGCGCAGGGACGGGCACAAAGCCTCGAGACCGCACAGCGCACCGTCGCCCAGGACCAGGGCAGGGAGCAGCTTCGTCGCTTTCTCGCACCCGGTCGGGGCTATCAGCCTTCAAGCGTGCGGATGTTTCACCAATGA
- the trbL gene encoding P-type conjugative transfer protein TrbL, whose translation MGGTGVIDRFLETFTRYIDSGFGLLGNEVAFLATTLAAIDVTLAALFWAWGTDEDIIARLVRKTIFVGVFAYLIGNWNNLARIVFESFAGLGLKASGTALSSADFLRPGRIAQVGIDAGRPILESISGLMGYVSFFENFVQIAVLLFAWVIVLLAFFILAIQLFVTLIEFKLTTLAGFILIPFGLFGKTAFAAERVLGNVISSGVKVMVLAAIVGIGSSLFSQFTVSSAGAQVGIEDAMALVLAALALLGLGIFGPGIANGIVSGGPQLGAGAAAGTGLAAGGVVVAGAGLAAGSLGALAGAARGTAALAGSASGAFRADGLSGVAGAAASAMTSPLRRAAAASGSASTGGTPAGETGAAQPPASSSPPDSQSSSARRLKRMQTMGQGASAATNVVRTADHGGGGASVDLSEGGK comes from the coding sequence ATGGGTGGCACCGGCGTCATCGACCGATTTCTGGAAACGTTCACCCGCTATATCGACAGCGGCTTCGGCCTGCTTGGTAACGAAGTCGCCTTCCTCGCAACCACGCTCGCCGCGATAGATGTCACGCTCGCCGCTCTGTTCTGGGCCTGGGGTACCGATGAAGACATCATCGCTCGCCTCGTGAGGAAGACGATCTTTGTCGGCGTGTTCGCTTACCTGATCGGCAACTGGAACAATCTCGCACGCATCGTTTTTGAGAGCTTTGCCGGTCTTGGCCTCAAGGCCTCAGGCACTGCGCTATCGTCGGCGGATTTCTTGCGTCCGGGGCGGATCGCGCAGGTCGGTATCGATGCGGGGCGGCCGATCCTGGAGTCGATCTCGGGATTGATGGGCTATGTCAGCTTCTTTGAGAACTTCGTTCAGATCGCGGTGCTGCTGTTTGCCTGGGTGATCGTGCTGCTCGCCTTCTTCATCCTCGCAATCCAGCTCTTTGTCACCCTGATTGAGTTCAAGCTGACGACCCTCGCGGGCTTCATCCTGATTCCGTTCGGTCTGTTCGGCAAGACGGCCTTCGCCGCCGAACGCGTGCTCGGCAACGTCATCTCGTCCGGCGTCAAAGTCATGGTGCTCGCCGCCATCGTCGGCATCGGCTCGTCGTTGTTCTCACAATTTACCGTTAGCTCGGCCGGCGCACAGGTCGGCATTGAAGATGCCATGGCCCTGGTGCTCGCCGCGTTAGCGCTGCTGGGCCTCGGAATCTTTGGGCCCGGCATCGCCAATGGCATCGTGTCCGGCGGTCCGCAACTTGGCGCCGGAGCCGCCGCAGGCACGGGGTTAGCTGCCGGCGGGGTCGTGGTGGCCGGAGCGGGCCTCGCTGCCGGAAGCCTCGGTGCACTCGCCGGCGCGGCGCGCGGGACTGCGGCGCTAGCGGGTAGTGCGAGCGGAGCGTTTCGGGCGGATGGTTTGTCCGGCGTCGCGGGTGCCGCCGCATCCGCGATGACGAGCCCGCTTCGTCGCGCCGCGGCTGCAAGCGGCTCGGCTTCAACTGGTGGCACTCCAGCCGGTGAAACTGGCGCAGCTCAGCCACCGGCAAGTTCCTCACCTCCGGACAGTCAGTCCAGTTCGGCCAGACGCTTGAAGCGGATGCAGACAATGGGTCAGGGGGCGTCGGCCGCTACCAACGTCGTTCGCACTGCCGACCATGGTGGAGGAGGCGCCTCCGTCGATCTCTCCGAAGGAGGGAAGTGA